The proteins below come from a single Faecalibaculum rodentium genomic window:
- a CDS encoding NlpC/P60 family protein: MKKIKTIIARAALAASMILPVMPASPVMAAEKENTKTRLIEVVTDSMSTAHEEVKTVQAQMRQKKAEEAKNFGQKIADAAIAQIGVGQDCTMLVTNSLKAVGISFHGAPAAYASLGDWTSDPQPGDVIVYSGHVAVYIGNGRAIHGGWNGGTTAEWSVECSNPLVGYIRVRRP; this comes from the coding sequence ATGAAAAAAATCAAGACAATCATCGCCAGAGCGGCTCTGGCCGCTTCCATGATCCTGCCTGTCATGCCCGCTTCCCCGGTCATGGCTGCAGAGAAAGAAAATACGAAAACACGGCTGATTGAAGTCGTTACAGATTCCATGAGCACTGCTCATGAAGAAGTGAAAACTGTACAGGCACAGATGCGGCAGAAAAAAGCGGAAGAAGCGAAAAACTTCGGACAGAAAATCGCCGATGCTGCCATTGCCCAGATCGGCGTTGGTCAGGACTGCACCATGCTCGTGACAAATTCCCTGAAAGCCGTCGGGATCAGCTTCCACGGGGCACCCGCCGCATATGCATCCCTGGGTGACTGGACCTCCGATCCCCAGCCCGGAGATGTGATCGTCTATTCCGGCCATGTGGCTGTATACATCGGGAATGGCAGAGCCATTCACGGCGGATGGAACGGCGGGACAACCGCTGAATGGAGTGTGGAATGCTCCAATCCGCTGGTCGGATATATTCGCGTACGTCGTCCGTAA
- the rpsB gene encoding 30S ribosomal protein S2 encodes MTQIVSIRKMLENGVHFGHQTRRWNPKMKPYIYTSRNGVYIVDLNQTQKQIEDAYNALKEISERGGKVLFVGTKKQAAETVEEQALRSGSFYVNKRWLGGLLTNFRTIQKRVKRLVEIEEMEASGKLEVYTKKEQARILKEKAKLEASLGGIKEMKKLPDAMIVIDPREEHNAVAEAKKLGIPVFAMLDTNCDPEDATYPIASNDDANRSVRLVTSILADAIVDAKGGLLESAYLDDAEDDVTMDDVIRNVEAQIAENERRRRLRNEERRKRNMERRNRRPYDRNSRGPRPNGAPVRANAEAKPAETKTEA; translated from the coding sequence ATGACACAAATCGTATCCATCCGGAAGATGCTGGAAAACGGCGTCCACTTCGGACACCAGACACGTCGCTGGAACCCCAAAATGAAACCGTATATCTATACTAGCCGCAATGGTGTGTATATCGTCGATCTGAACCAGACACAGAAGCAGATCGAAGACGCCTACAACGCCCTGAAGGAAATCAGCGAGCGCGGTGGCAAGGTTCTGTTTGTGGGGACGAAGAAGCAGGCAGCAGAAACTGTGGAAGAGCAGGCTCTGCGCTCCGGATCCTTCTATGTAAACAAGCGCTGGCTTGGCGGTCTGCTGACCAACTTCCGCACCATCCAGAAGCGTGTAAAGCGTCTGGTTGAGATCGAGGAAATGGAAGCCAGCGGAAAACTGGAAGTATACACAAAGAAAGAACAGGCCAGGATCCTGAAGGAAAAGGCCAAACTGGAAGCAAGCCTGGGCGGCATCAAGGAAATGAAGAAACTGCCGGATGCCATGATCGTGATCGATCCCAGAGAAGAGCACAATGCCGTGGCCGAAGCCAAGAAACTGGGCATCCCTGTATTTGCGATGCTGGATACCAACTGCGATCCCGAAGATGCCACCTATCCCATTGCATCCAACGATGATGCCAACCGCTCTGTACGTCTGGTGACTTCCATCCTGGCTGACGCCATCGTGGATGCCAAAGGCGGCCTGCTGGAATCGGCTTACCTGGATGATGCAGAAGACGATGTAACCATGGACGATGTCATCCGCAATGTGGAAGCCCAGATTGCCGAGAATGAACGCCGCCGCCGTCTGCGCAACGAAGAACGCAGAAAGCGGAACATGGAGCGCCGCAACCGTCGTCCCTACGACAGAAACAGCCGCGGACCCCGCCCCAACGGAGCACCTGTCCGCGCCAATGCGGAAGCAAAACCCGCTGAAACAAAAACAGAAGCATAG
- a CDS encoding Cof-type HAD-IIB family hydrolase, with translation MNQTTIPIPRLVVMDMDGTLLNSRKEITPETAAALRRLQDRGTRLVLASGRPERGLTRFARQLDMKRHGGILISSNGALARTLDGRTLYSNALTREDTRKVLKHLKQFDVIPMIADGESMLVENVYNCMIELDGRPWNVVEYEAHSNGFLLREVRDLSEAGLAPEKILTAGTPAYLRQVSEKMRAPFCDSLDSMFTGPFYYEFTASGSNKGTALKTVMEACGVSSSQTAVFGDAENDLPMFAHAAITVAMGNATEPVRNQARYITASNDEDGIVRAVESWEKIREQQPASDSGKR, from the coding sequence ATGAATCAGACAACCATTCCCATCCCCCGGCTTGTGGTCATGGATATGGATGGAACGCTGCTGAACAGCAGAAAAGAAATCACACCGGAAACAGCCGCGGCACTCCGGAGGCTTCAGGACCGGGGAACCCGGCTGGTTCTCGCCAGTGGAAGACCGGAGCGGGGTCTGACGCGGTTTGCCAGACAGCTGGACATGAAGCGTCACGGCGGGATTCTGATCAGCAGCAATGGGGCTCTGGCACGGACCCTTGACGGCAGGACACTGTACAGCAACGCCCTGACACGGGAAGACACCAGGAAAGTCCTGAAACATCTGAAGCAGTTTGACGTGATTCCCATGATTGCCGATGGTGAATCCATGCTTGTGGAAAACGTGTACAACTGCATGATCGAACTCGATGGCAGGCCCTGGAATGTGGTGGAGTACGAGGCGCACAGCAATGGATTCCTGCTTCGTGAAGTCCGTGATCTGTCAGAAGCGGGACTGGCCCCGGAGAAGATCCTGACAGCCGGCACTCCGGCCTATCTTCGGCAGGTATCCGAAAAGATGCGGGCTCCTTTCTGCGATTCACTGGATTCCATGTTCACAGGTCCGTTTTATTATGAATTCACTGCTTCCGGCAGCAACAAAGGCACAGCGCTGAAAACGGTAATGGAAGCCTGCGGTGTGTCATCATCGCAGACAGCAGTATTCGGTGATGCGGAGAATGACCTGCCGATGTTTGCACATGCCGCTATCACTGTCGCAATGGGCAACGCCACAGAACCGGTCAGAAACCAGGCACGGTATATCACGGCCTCCAACGATGAAGACGGCATTGTCAGAGCTGTCGAATCGTGGGAGAAAATCCGCGAACAACAGCCGGCTTCTGATAGTGGAAAAAGGTAA
- the tsf gene encoding translation elongation factor Ts produces the protein MAITAKQVKELREKTGAGMMDCKKALTECDGDEAKAVDWLREKGIAKSAKKAGRIAAEGLTKVAIDGNTAVIAEVNSETDFVTKNEQFLNLVDTVVTAILAGKPETVEEVLALETPEGTIDELITNATATIGEKISFRRFVVIEKTDDQQFGSYMHMGGSISALVVMTGATPEVAKDMAMQVASMNPQYITLKDVPADVVEHERALQKQMMAEDPKMAGKPEKVLEGILNGKISKHFKDVCLMDQEYFKDTKEKVAQFLKQNHAEVLQFVRFQAGEGIEKKEENFADEVMAQING, from the coding sequence ATGGCTATCACCGCAAAACAGGTCAAGGAACTGCGCGAAAAAACAGGCGCAGGCATGATGGACTGCAAGAAAGCCCTGACAGAATGCGATGGCGACGAAGCGAAAGCTGTTGACTGGCTGCGTGAAAAAGGCATTGCCAAGTCTGCCAAGAAAGCAGGCCGCATTGCTGCAGAAGGTCTGACAAAGGTTGCCATTGACGGCAACACCGCAGTCATTGCAGAAGTGAACTCCGAGACCGACTTTGTCACTAAGAACGAACAGTTCCTGAACCTGGTTGACACGGTCGTGACCGCGATCCTGGCAGGTAAGCCGGAAACGGTGGAAGAAGTGCTTGCACTGGAAACTCCGGAAGGCACCATCGATGAACTGATCACAAACGCAACAGCCACCATTGGTGAAAAGATTTCCTTCCGCCGCTTCGTGGTCATTGAAAAGACAGACGATCAGCAGTTCGGCTCCTACATGCACATGGGCGGTTCCATTTCCGCTCTGGTTGTCATGACAGGCGCCACTCCGGAAGTGGCCAAGGATATGGCCATGCAGGTTGCTTCCATGAATCCGCAGTACATCACGCTGAAAGATGTGCCTGCTGATGTTGTGGAACACGAACGGGCTCTGCAGAAGCAGATGATGGCAGAAGACCCGAAAATGGCCGGCAAACCCGAAAAAGTGCTGGAAGGCATCCTGAACGGAAAGATTTCCAAGCACTTCAAGGATGTCTGCCTGATGGATCAGGAATACTTCAAGGACACCAAGGAAAAGGTTGCCCAGTTCCTGAAACAGAATCATGCAGAGGTTCTGCAGTTCGTCCGCTTCCAGGCCGGTGAAGGCATTGAGAAGAAGGAAGAGAACTTCGCAGACGAAGTCATGGCCCAGATCAACGGGTAA